The Deltaproteobacteria bacterium region TCACCGATCTGTTCGCCCAGCATGACTCCTCTCCCTTTGGTTTTCGATCTGGCCCCGCCAGACCGAGAGGGTGTTCAAAAGTGCAGCGGACCGCCTTCGCACCCGTGCGCCTCGTGACGGTGGGTCTCTGGCGCGGGCCCTCGCGATCCCGTTGCTTCTCCCACTGGCCAACGCATCGCTCAGAACAAGGGCGTGTCGCGCGGCCCCCGCCAGTCTCAGGCCGGCGAGTCCAACGACCGGAAGCAGGCGGATCGCAGCGGAGGCCAGAACGGCCACAGGCGGCCCTCCCTGGTTGTGGCCCGGCGCAGCCTCTACCCCCGCCGAGGCGATCCGACAAGGGGCGATGCCGTCGCTCGCGTTGCTGAGCCGCCATGTGATAGCGCGGCATTCCAACGGGAGTTGCGCGGCTGCCCGGCGGCTTCAGCACCTAGTCGTCGGGCGGCGGAAGGAGCGCCATGGGCGGCAAGTCCGCAAGGCGAGCACAGCGGGACTATGTCCCTGCGGCGCCCCAACTCTGGCTCTACGACTTCTTGGTCGCCGTCCTGGCGCGGGAATCACGCTGGCGCCCGGCTCTGGTTCGTCAGATTGCGCCCACCGCCGAGGACGCGATGGCTGACATCGGTTGCGGCACCGGATCGCTCATGGCGCTCATCAGCAGGACCGCCCCGCCGGCTGTTCTGATTGGAATCGATCCTGATCCCGCCATCCTGGAGCGCGCCCGGCGCAAGACGGAGGCGGCAGGGGCAACCGTGGAGTTGAAGGTCGGCTATGCCCGAGACGCCGCAGCGCTCCTTGACGGGCGCGGCATCAACAAGATCGTGTCGAGTCTCGTATTTCATCAGGTGCCCATGGCCGAAAAGCGGGCGGGGTTGGCGGCCATGCGCGCCGCCTTGGTTCCCAACGGCGAACTGCACGTGGCCGACTACGGCCTCCAGCGCACGGCGCTCATGCGCCAGCTCTTTCGTATCGTTCAAAAGGGTGACGGCTATGAGAACACGGAGCCCAACGCACGCGGCGTCCTACCCAAGTTGATGAAGGACGTCGGCTTCCGTGCCGTTGAAGAGACCACCGTCATTGCGACGCCCACCGGCTCAATCTCCCTCTACCGAGCGGAGCGAGGCCCGTGAGCACACTCAAGTGCCGTACAGGCTCTTCGAAGTCCTCGCTCGCGCCGGTCTGGCGATTGAAGAGACTCGGTTCGACCTTGGAGGACCGGCGCCCCGCCCCCCACGCCAAGCGGTACGTGGACGGCTTGCGGCTTTGGCAACCAACGGCAACAAAAACGGCGGGGCAGGCGAGCTAACCATGCGATTCTCTAGGTGGTAGCCCAGCCCCAAGAGACATGCGGCGCATGTACCATTGCCGGGGCGGGCAAGACCAACCGGCGCGGCGCCGCGGATAGCGGATATTGGTTGACGCCGCCACCGGAAGTGTCGTAGCCAGGCCGCCCAGGAGGTTCTCCGCACGATGGAGATTCGCAGCCTCGGCGTCCTCGGCGCCGGTCAGATGGGGCTCGGCATCGCGCAGGCCGCGGCCCGCGCCGGCTTCGACACGATCATGGCGAAGGCCACCCCGGGGGCGCTCGACGCGCAGCGGGCCAGGGTCGAGAAGCAGCTCCACAAGGACGTCGAGCGCGGCCGGCTGACGGCCGCCGACCACGGCGCGCTGCTCGAGCGCCTGCGCTGGACGATCCACCTGCACGACCTCGCCGACGTCGACCTGGTCATCGAGTCGATCGTCGAGGAGCTGGCGGTGAAGCGGGACCACTTCGGGCGCCTCGACGAGATCGTGAAGGCGGAGGCGATCTTCGCCACCAACACCTCGACGCTGACCGTGACCGAGCTGGCCGCCGCCACCGGCCGGCCCGAGCGCTTCGTCGGCCTCCACTTCTTCAACCCGGTGCACGCCATGAAGCTGGTCGAGGTGGCGCCGGGCCTGAAGACGTCGGCGGAGACGGTGGAGACCTGCGTCGCCTTCGCCAAGCGGCTCGGCAAGGCGCCGGTCGTGGTCGCCGACTCGACCGGCTACATCGTGAACCGCCTCCTCGTCCCCTACATGGTCGACGCGATCGGCTGCCTCGAGCGCGGCCTCGGCTCGATCGCCGACATCGACGCGGCGATGCAGAACGGCGCCAACCACCCCATGGGCCCGCTCGCGCTCGCCGACTTCATCGGGCTCGACATCGTCTTCCACATGGCCTCGCTCCTGCAGGCGGAGTACAGGGAGCCGCGCTTCGCGCCGCCGCCGCTCCTGCGCCGCATGGTGCTGGCGGGGTACCTCGGGCGGAAGACGGGCAGCGGCTTCTACGACTACGGCCAGCATCCGCCCGCGCCGCGCGACGCGCTCGTGCGCCGGGACGGCGCGCAGGGCTGACGGGTTCAGCCTGCCGTCGCGGGCGCGGCCGCCGAGGACGCGAGCCGCAGCACGTCGAGATAGCCGCGCGCCACGCAGGCGTCCCGCAGCACACCGCGCTCGCGCAGCAGCCGGTGCATGCGCGGCAGGTGGTAGTGCGGCACCGCCATCACGAGGTGGTGCTCCAGGTGATAGTTGACGCGGTTCGGCGCGAGCAGCAGACGCTCCCACCAGCGCGCGAGCGTCGTGCGCGTGTTGCGGAGCGGGTCGGCGGGGTCGG contains the following coding sequences:
- a CDS encoding class I SAM-dependent methyltransferase; the encoded protein is MGGKSARRAQRDYVPAAPQLWLYDFLVAVLARESRWRPALVRQIAPTAEDAMADIGCGTGSLMALISRTAPPAVLIGIDPDPAILERARRKTEAAGATVELKVGYARDAAALLDGRGINKIVSSLVFHQVPMAEKRAGLAAMRAALVPNGELHVADYGLQRTALMRQLFRIVQKGDGYENTEPNARGVLPKLMKDVGFRAVEETTVIATPTGSISLYRAERGP
- a CDS encoding 3-hydroxyacyl-CoA dehydrogenase family protein, whose amino-acid sequence is MEIRSLGVLGAGQMGLGIAQAAARAGFDTIMAKATPGALDAQRARVEKQLHKDVERGRLTAADHGALLERLRWTIHLHDLADVDLVIESIVEELAVKRDHFGRLDEIVKAEAIFATNTSTLTVTELAAATGRPERFVGLHFFNPVHAMKLVEVAPGLKTSAETVETCVAFAKRLGKAPVVVADSTGYIVNRLLVPYMVDAIGCLERGLGSIADIDAAMQNGANHPMGPLALADFIGLDIVFHMASLLQAEYREPRFAPPPLLRRMVLAGYLGRKTGSGFYDYGQHPPAPRDALVRRDGAQG